One genomic window of Diospyros lotus cultivar Yz01 chromosome 8, ASM1463336v1, whole genome shotgun sequence includes the following:
- the LOC127808594 gene encoding uncharacterized protein LOC127808594: protein MAEGTRMKDMETRLQQLGAAVTEIQNRMDRTELEANRNHEAVIAMDRRMEDSMEGLERRLEGLALDFPPRGENEPLLQRVMINPEERGREELEIIGGEEQNHHPPGFPMPRMEIPVFEGIHPRWWLRKCERLFEWYNVPRMQRVGLAVAYFNEVVDAWFQGCLSLRREYTWEEFSERLCERFGERSVVDTIEEFNKLRQTGSVGSYLKKFEELRSYMVSHNHHLSEAYFVSSFMSGLSEELRPMVKMMKPRTVEQASKSARLQEMMVEALIKKQRQLPRGANTGTTGMGTKGCGDRYHPGHQCKRQILLLEGEEEGEQDKAKEGVEGGDEEDNGEISLHALKGVADNKIIKVGGQVKDCNLMILIDSRSTHSFLDESMAEKLKCPLTGTIPLSVTVANGQRVLSNFTCKGFCWEMQGEKFETDLKLLQLGGCHVVLGVDWMKGVSPISFDFNRMEVSFEKDGRRMTLTEKSEMGACKMISGRRLQRVLKSKWSQIAHLFSVVAAEGDHTEAATQGEMGLTISTPQGMQNQVCHSDALNKLLVDYKDLLREPKTLPPTRMFDHNINLKPGAEPINIRAYRYPPNQKNEIEKMVRTMLEQSLIRPSQSPFASPVLLVKKKDGTWRFCVDYRQLNAMTIKDKFPIPLVEDLLNKLNHAKFFSKLDLRAGYHQIRMKIEDIPKTAFKTHHGHFEFLVMPFGLTNAPATFQSLMNRIFEPYLRKFILVFFDDILVYSPTFDQHLAHLKITLEILRTHQLFIKESKCAFAQRQVEYLGHLISDGEVSTDPRKVEAMLSWPRPTSLKALRGFLGLTGYYRRFVQNYGIISKPLTNLLKKGGFNRGQEAEEAFENLKGAMSRVPVLGLPDFDKPFTLETDASGTGVGAVLAQEGRPLAFLSQVLSPKHLGLSIYEKELLAVLMAVDRWRHYLEGNKFIIKTDHESLKFLLQQKL from the exons ATGGCGGAAGGAACTCGCATGAAGGACATGGAGACACGGCTCCAGCAGCTGGGAGCGGCAGTGACCGAAATCCAAAATAGAATGGATAGGACAGAGTTGGAAGCTAACAGAAACCATGAGGCAGTGATTGCCATGGACCGAAGGATGGAAGACTCCATGGAAGGGCTTGAAAGGAGATTAGAAGG GTTAGCTCTAGACTTTCCACCTAGAGGAGAGAATGAACCTCTCTTGCAAAGGGTTATGATTAACCCGGAAGAAAGAGGTCGGGAAGAGttagaaataataggaggagaAGAGCAGAACCATCACCCTCCAGGATTTCCTATGCCTCGGATGGAAATCCCGGTATTCGAAGGGATACATCCTCGGTGGTGGCTGAGAAAGTGCGAGCGATTGTTCGAATGGTATAACGTCCCCAGAATGCAGAGGGTGGGCCTAGCCGTTGCATACTTCAATGAGGTGGTAGACGCATGGTTCCAGGGGTGCTTGAGTCTAAGGAGAGAATACACCTGGGAGGAATTCTCTGAAAGGTTATGTGAACGCTTTGGAGAGAGAAGTGTGGTGGACACcattgaagaattcaataagctacGGCAAACCGGGAGTGTGGGATCCTACCTCAAGAAGTTCGAGGAGCTTAGATCATACATGGTTAGTCATAACCATCACCTCTCAGAAGcttattttgtatcaagctTCATGAGTGGGCTGAGCGAAGAACTCAGACcaatggttaagatgatgaAGCCGCGGACAGTTGAACAAGCTTCAAAAAGTGCTCGTTTACAAGAAATGATGGTGGAGGCCTTGATCAAGAAGCAAAGGCAACTGCCCAGAGGAGCTAACACCGGGACAACTGGTATGGGGACAAAAGG ATGCGGGGATAGATATCACCCGGGCCATCAGTGCAAGAGGCAGATCTTACTAttggaaggagaggaagaaggggAGCAGGACAAAGCCAAAGAAGGAGTGGAAGGGGGTGATGAAGAGGATAATGGAGAGATCTCCCTACATGCCTTAAAGGGAGTGGCCGACAACAAGATCATCAAGGTGGGAGGTCAAGTTAAAGACTGCAATCTCATGATTTTAATTGATAGCAGaagcactcatagcttcctCGATGAAAGCATGGCTGAGAAGTTGAAATGCCCACTCACGGGAACCATTCCCCTGAGCGTGACAGTTGCCAACGGCCAGAGGGTGCTAAGTAATTTCACCTGCAAGGGCTTCTGCTGGGAGATGCAGGGAGAGAAGTTTGAGACAGACCTGAAGTTGCTTCAACTAGGAGGGTGCCATGTGGTTTTAGGAGTGGACTGGATGAAGGGGGTGAGCCCCATCAGCTTCGATTTCAATAGAATGGAGGTGTCATTTGAAAAAGATGGTAGAAGGATGACACTGACCGAGAAGAGCGAGATGGGGGCCTGTAAGATGATATCGGGAAGGAGGCTgcaaagagtgttgaagagtaAGTGGAGTCAGATAGCCCACCTTTTCTCAGTGGTAGCAGCCGAAGGGGATCACACAGAAGCTGCGACACAAGGGGAGATGGGGTTGACAATAAGCACACCCCAGGGAATGCAAAACCAAGTATGTCACTCGGATGCCCTTAATAAACTGTTGGTGGATTACAAGGATCTTCTTAGGGAACCAAAAACTTTACCCCCTACCCGAATGTTTGACCATAACATTAATCTTAAACCTGGTGCCGAACCTATCAATATTAGAGCATACCGATACCCTCCCAACCAAAAGAacgaaattgaaaaaatggtgaGAACCATGCTGGAACAATCCCTCATTAGACCCAGCCAAAGCCCATTTGCTTCTCCTGTCCTCctagtcaaaaagaaggatggaacatggagattttgtgtcGATTATCGGCAACTAAATGCCATGactattaaagataaatttcctATACCCTTAGTGGAGGACCTATTAAACAAACTTAACcatgccaaattcttttctaaaCTAGATCTAAGGGCCggataccatcaaattaggatgaagaTTGAAGATATCCCAAAAACAGCCTTCAAAACCCATCATGGCCACTTTGAGTTCCTAGTGATGCCCTTCGGGCTCACAAATGCCCCGGCGACCTTCCAATCCCTCATGAACAGAATTTTTGAACCCTATCTCCGCAAGTTtatattggttttctttgatgacatacttgTTTACAGCCCTACATTCGACCAACACCTAGCCCACCTCAAAATCACCCTTGAAATCCTAAGAACCCACCAGCTTTTTATTAAGGAATCCAAATGTGCTTTTGCCCAAAGACAGGTGGAATATCTCGGTCACCTCATATCAGATGGCGAGGTTAGTACCGATCCCAGGAAGGTGGAAGCGATGTTGTCTTGGCCAAGGCCCACATCCCTGAAGGCTTTGAGGGGATTCTTAGGGCTGACCGGGTATTATCGAAGGTTTGTGCAAAACTACGGAATTATCAGCAAGCCACTGACCAACTTACTGAAGAAGGGAGGATTCAATAGGGGGCAGGAGGCAGAGGAAGCATTCGAGAACCTGAAAGGAGCTATGAGTAGAGTACCGGTGTTGGGCCTCCCAGATTTTGACAAGCCTTTCACTCTAGAAACAGATGCGAGTGGAACCGGGGTAGGGGCAGTGCTGGCTCAAGAGGGAAGACCCCTAGCCTTCCTGAGCCAAGTATTGAGTCCAAAACACTTAGGACTCAGCATTTATGAAAAGGAACTTCTGGCTGTGCTCATGGCGGTAGACCGTTGGAGGCACTACTTGGAGGGCAACAAGTTCATCATAAAAACGGACCACGAGAGCTTAAAATTCCTACTGCAACAGAAGCTCTAA